One segment of Cataglyphis hispanica isolate Lineage 1 chromosome 23, ULB_Chis1_1.0, whole genome shotgun sequence DNA contains the following:
- the LOC126857895 gene encoding uncharacterized protein LOC126857895 isoform X14: protein MERALSTTTRRRGHQHHPRHTTRRRLDASSRGPAQCGPAGAVKDTTDDETSLAGVIVDCRLGATELPVSRVTLDTRWPTRISETETKDTRIQIDENDRRVDDVRQRLAQCSLDVPALGESKNACERRDETTSKKKECSRSGPEEEKAPDDRESDPRSKSNLPEPEHAVARARGDGNSDDESANVEEDPELAELAKLRCPSERAEVQAEREARRRKRCADYPGLAFGCSIFSSDTMMKFSLIKNELQNIMGNQLKRVSIARVVRR, encoded by the coding sequence ATGGAACGGGCGCTCTCGACGACAACGAGACGTCGCGGTCACCAGCACCATCCGCGACACACCACGCGACGACGTCTCGACGCCTCCAGCAGAGGACCCGCGCAGTGTGGCCCTGCTGGTGCTGTCAAAGACACCACCGATGACGAGACGTCGCTCGCCGGGGTGATCGTCGACTGTCGCCTCGGTGCGACGGAGCTGCCCGTGTCACGTGTCACGCTCGACACTAGGTGGCCAACGAGGATCAGCGAAACCGAGACGAAGGACACGAGAATCCAGATCGACGAGAACGATCGTAGAGTCGATGACGTCCGACAAAGGCTCGCGCAGTGTAGCCTGGACGTTCCCGCGCTCGGCGAGAGCAAGAATGCCTGCGAGAGACGCGACGAGACGACGAGCAAGAAGAAAGAGTGCTCTCGATCTGGTCCAGAAGAGGAAAAGGCTCCCGACGATCGCGAGAGCGATCCGCGGAGCAAGAGCAACTTGCCCGAGCCCGAGCACGCGGTCGCGAGGGCTCGCGGCGATGGGAACTCCGACGACGAGTCGGCGAACGTCGAGGAGGATCCGGAATTAGCGGAGCTGGCTAAATTACGTTGTCCCAGCGAGCGAGCGGAGGTCCAGGCCGAAAGGGAGGCCCGCAGACGGAAGAGATGCGCCGATTATCCCGGCCTCGCCTTCGGCTGCTCCATATTCTCCAGCGACACGATGATGAAGTTCAGTTTGATAAAGAACGAACTGCAGAATATCATGGGCAATCAGCTGAAGCGGGTCAGTATCGCGCGCGTCGTAAGACGATGA